CTGAAATCGAACATCGAAGACGCCTGGCGGGACCGCTACGTCGTCAAGGAAGGCCATCAAGAGATCTCAGCACCCGACGTGATGCCCGAGCCCGTCTTCGAGGCCTCGGGACACCTCGACGGCTTCGACGACATGATCGTCGAGTGCGGCGAGTGTGGCGCGACCCACCGCGCCGACCACCTCGTCGAGGACAACACGGACATCGAGGAGGCCGAATCCCTCCCCAACGAGGAAGTGATGGACCTCATCGCCGAGCACGGCATCGAATGTCCCTCCTGTCACACGTCCCTGGCCGACCAGCCGGTCGACAACTTCAACCTGATGTTCGAGACCAACATCGGTCCGGGGTCGTCGTCGCCGGGCTATCTCCGGCCGGAGACCGCACAGGGCATCTTCGTGGAGTTCCCGCAGCTCTCCGAGTACGCCCGGAATCAGCTCCCCTTCGGCGTCGCACAAATTGGGAAGGCCTACCGGAACGAGATTTCCCCGCGGAAGTCGCTTGTCCGCGTCCGGGAGTTCACCCAGGCCGAACTGGAGCACTTCGTCGACCCCGAGGAAGACGATCCGCCGCTGGCCGAGGTCGAGGACGTGGTGCTGCCGCTGTACTCCGCCGCAGCACAGGAGAGCGAGGACGGCGGCCAGCGCGAACTCACGGTCCGCGAGGCCGTCGACGAGGGCGTCGTCGAGAGCGAGTGGGTCGCCTACTATCTGGGCGTCTCCAGAGAGTGGTACGAGCGCGTTGGCGTCGACATGGACCGCTTTCGCTACCGTCAGCACCTCGCCGGCGAGCGCGCCCACTACGCCTCCGACTGCTGGGACGCCGAGAGCGAGGTCGACGGCGACTGGATCGAGATCACGGGCTTCGCCTACCGGGGCGACTACGACCTCTCGAAACACGCCGAGCACTCCGGCGAGGACTACACAGTGTTCAAGCAGTACGACGAGCCGATTACCGTCGAGCGCGCGACCGTCGATCCCGACATGAGCTACCTCGGGCCGGAGTTCGGCGGGGACGCCGGCGCGGTCGCCGACGCACTCGAAGCGCTGGCCGAGAGGAATCCTGACGCCTTCGATGACGACGAGGTCACCGTCGAGGTCGACGGCGAGTCCCACACCGTCCCCGTCGAACAGACGAACTTCAGCGTCGACGAGGTCACCGAGAACGGCGAGCACATCCGCCCACACGTCGTCGAACCCTCCTTCGGCGTGGGCCGGATCATCTACACCGTGCTCGCACACGCATACGAGACCGACGAGGTCGACGGCGAGGAGCGGACCTACCTCGACCTCCCGCCGGAGCAGGCCCCGACCACGGTCGGCGTCTTCCCGCTGATGGACAAGGACGGAATGGCCGACCTCGCGACCGACATCGCCGACGACCTCCGGGCCGCCGGTCTCTCGGTCACCTACGACGACTCCGGGGCCATCGGGCGGCGCTACCGCCGGCAGGACGAGGTCGGCACGCCCTACTGCGTCACCGTGGATTATGAGAGTCTGGAAGACAGCGAGGTCACGGTGCGCGAGCGCGACACGACCGAGCAGAAACGCCTCCCCATCGACGGGCTCGCCGACCGGCTCGAACGGCTCGCAACCGGCGATCTGACCTTCGACGACCTGTAGATGGCCGACGAGGTATCCCGGCGGCTCGTCCACGTCACCGGTGCGGCGGTCCCGCTCGCACACCTGCTCCGGCCGGACCTGATTACATGGCGCGTCGTCCAGGGATTCCTGGCTGTGGCGCTGGTCGTGGTGCTGATTCTCGAAGCGGTGCGGCTGACCACCGGACTGGACTGGGTGGTGTACGACCGGCTCACCCGGGAGTACGAGCAGGACAACCCCGCCGGCTACGCGCTGTACATCGTCGGGATCGCCATCGTCGCCTTCGCCGTCGAACTCCCGAGTATGACCGAGACGGTCGCCGTCCCGGCGATGTTGATGCTCGCTATCGGCGACCCCATCAGCGGCCTGCTGGGCTCGGCTGATGCCAGCAACGTCAAACAGGCCTGGGTCCTGCTGGTGATGTTCGGCGTCTGTACGCTACTCGCCGCGCCGTTCGTTCCCCCCGCCGCCGCAGTGCTTGGCGGTATCGCTGCGACGTTCGCCGACGGCGTCAAGCCGCGTATCGCCGGTTACGTCATCGACGACAACTTCTCGATTCCGGTGCTCGGGGCGCTGGCGATGTGGGTCGGCGTCCAGTACCTGCCCGGCTTCGGCCTCTAAGGCCGTCCGTTCACTTTCACCGCGGTATCTGAACCCTTAACCACCGGCGGGACGAACGCGTGGGTAATGGCGACCACCGACGCCGGTGGCGAGCACGTCGAGCGCCCGCTGGTGACGCCGGAGTTCCTGGAGAACCGCCGCTACCAGACCGAACTGGCGGAAACGGCGAGCGGAGACCACACGCTCGTCTGTCTCCCGACCGGGCTGGGCAAGACGACCGTCTCGCTACTGGTGACCGCCGAACGGCTGCACGCCGTCGGCGGGAAAGCACTCATGCTGGCCCCGACGAAGCCGCTGGTCCAGCAACACGCCGAGTTCTACCGCGAAGCGCTGGAACTGGATGACGAAGATGTGGTCGTGTTCACCGGTGAGGTCCGACCCGACGACCGGGCCGCCCTCTGGGAGGACGCCCGCATCGTCATCGCGACGCCGCAGGTCGTCGAGAACGACCTCGTGGGCAACCGCATCTCCCTTGCCGACGTGACCCACTGCACCTTCGACGAGTGCCACCGGGCGACCGGCGACTACGCCTACAACTACATCGCCGACCGCTACCACGCCGACGCCGAGAACCCGCTGGTGACGGGGATGAGCGCCTCCCCCGGCGACGACGAGGAGGCAATACTCGAAGTGTGCGAGAACCTCGGGCTGAACGAGGTCGCGGTGATGACCGAAAACGACGCCGACGTGGCCGAGTACACCCACGACACCAGCGTCGACTGGAACCGCATCGAACTGCCCGATATCGTCGTCGAGATCCGTGACGCAATCAATGAGGTCATCGAGGACCGGCTGGACCAGCTGCGGGAACTCGGCGTCACGAACAAGTCTTCGGCGGACATCTCCGAGCGCGAAATCCAGCAGATTCAGGGCCAGCTTCGGGACCTGATGAACAACGACCAGAGCGAGGGCTACCAGGGGATGAGCTTTCTCGCGGAGGTCCGCAAGCTCCGGACTGCCGTCACGTACGTCGAAACGCAGAGCGTCGAGTCCCTGCGGCGGTACTTCGAGCGGCTGAAGGAGGCCGCCCGCTCCTCGGGCGCGTCGAAGGCCGACCAGCGCCTCGTCAGCGAGCCGAAAGTACGGGAGGCGATGCGGAAGGCCAGCGACTACGACGACCTGCACCCGAAGTTCCGCCAGACGCGAATGCTGCTCGCCGAGACGCTGGGCATCGAGAACGGCGAGCGCGTCATCGTCTTCACCGAGTCCCGCGACACCGCCGAAACGCTCGTCGACTTCCTCTCGGACCACTTCACGACCCAGAAGTTCGTCGGCCAGAGCGACACCGACGGCAGCGAGGGGATGAGCCAGAGTCAGCAACAGGAGACGCTGGACAGGTTCCGGGATGGCGAGTTCGAGGTGCTCGTCTCGACGTCCGTCGCCGAGGAGGGGCTTGACGTGCCCGAAGTCGACCTGGTGTTGTTCTACGAACCGGTGCCGACCGCGATTCGGGCCATCCAGCGGAAAGGCCGAACCGGCCGACAGGCCGAGGGCCGGGTCGTCGTCCTGCTGGCCGAGGACACCCGCGACGAGGCGTACTTCTGGAAGGCCCGCAACGACCAGAAGCGGATGAAACGCGAGCTGAACGAACTCAAAAGCGTCGCCGGCGAACTGGAGGCCCGCCTCGACCAGACCGGGCTCGACGAGTACGAGGACGGCGAAGGGACCGCTTCGGGTGGAACCAGCGAGGATGAAACCGCTACACAGAGCGGGGATTCCACTCGAAACAAAAGGGGTAGCGGAGCTAACAAGTCAGTCGAGGATGACGATGGCAGTGACGGTCAGGCCGGACTGGACGCCTTCGCAGACGACCCGTCGGAAGCAGCCGAGGTCGACAGCGAAGCGGCCACGGCCAACGAGGAGAATACCGGAACAGGGGACGACGAGGGAACGGTCGCCAGCGCCGGACGCGACGACGAGGACGACCCCGTCGAAATCGTCGCCGACCAGCGGGAACTCGACTCGAACATCGCCCGGGACCTCTCGACGCGGGACGGTATCGAGACCCGACTCGAAACGCTGGCCGTCGGCGACTACGTCCTCTCGGACCGCGTGGTCGTCGAGCGCAAGACCGTCGCTGACTTCATGGACACGCTGACCGGCGGCGACCGGTCGATGTTCGAGCAGGTCGGGGACGCCACGCGCAACTACGGTCGGCCCGTCGTCGTCATCGAGGGCGAAGACCTCTTCGGCGCGCGGAACGTCCATCACAAGGCGATCCAGGGCGCGCTCGCGTCGCTCGCGGTCGATTTCGGCGCGAGCGTGCTGCGGACCAGCGACGAGGACGAGACCGCCGACCTGCTGGAAGTCATCGCCGGGCGGGAGCAGGAGGTGGCCGACCGCGAGGTGAGCGTCCACGGCGAGAAACAGTCGAAGACGCTCCCGGAGCAACAGGAGTACGTCGTCGCCGCAATCGCCGAAGTCGGGCCGGTGACCGCGCGCACGCTGCTGGAAGCCTTCGGTAGCGTCGAGGCGGTGATGACCGCCGACAAAGACGACCTGCTGGAGGTGTCTGGCATCGGCGACGTGACCGCCGACCGGATTCGAGAAGTCATCGCCAGCGACTACGACCCGTAGCTCCGCTCAGAACCGCGTCGCGTCCAGCGCTTCCGCCGCTTCTCTCGCTGCCTGCAGATGCTCGCGAGCCTCGCGTGGGTTCTCGGTCGCCGCGGCGCGCTCGGCGAAGCGGTGGACAGTCTCGGCCAGTAGCGCAGACGCCGCATCCAGATTTGCCGCAACGTCACCGGCCCCACCTTCGGATGGCGCGGGCTGTCGAGCGGAAGCGGGGGGGTCCTGTGAACTGTTCCCGGGCTGCCGCTCGGATTCAGTGGTCCGGTCAGCGGGGTTCGGAGCGCCGGTTCGGGCGTTCTGGGCGGGTGAATCGGGCTGGCTCCGGGGTTGTGTGGTCCTATCGCCCCCCGCTTCGGGTGGAGAATGCGATGCGTTCGTCGACGAGTCCGACTGGGATGGTTCCTGAGGTGCGGAGGGAGCAGCGTCCGGTGTGGTCTGCCCGTCCGCCGCTCCGGCTTCGGCTGCAGTCTGGTCCGGCTCGTTGCTGTCGTCGCCGAACTGGACGCGGGCCTCGTCGCTGGGGGCGGCCATCTCGATGTTGTCCCCGTCGCCCGTACTGTCCGCCGTCTCCTCGTCGCCGTCGTCCGTCTCCGCCCCGTCGGCCTGCGCGTCGCGAGCGACTGGCTTCTGACAGGTCGGGCAGAACTCCTGGCCGTCGTAGCGGAAGATGGGGTCGCCACACTCGCTGCAGTGGGCGTTCGTCATCGTCGCGCCCTTCAACAGGAGCTCACTCATCTGCTCGGTCGCCGCCCGGTTGTCCTCCTCCTGCTCGAATTTCTCGCGGAGTTTCTCGCGTTCGGCTTCCTTGTCGAAATCACTCATACGAGTCACAACGTCACGGGGCTGAAAACAGTTTACGGGTGCGAGACGTCGGTACTGGCTGAACGCTGTGCGGCGGAATCGGGGTTTCGACACGTTTAACGTTCGCGCCCGAGCCTTTCCGAATGGTATGACAAAGGTAAGCGTAGTCGGCGCAGCCGGCACAGTCGGCGCAGCCGCAGGGTACAACATCGCGCTCCGTGACATCGCTGACGAAGTCGTTTTCGTGGACATCCCGGACAAGGAAGACGACACGGTCGGGCAGGCCGCCGACACGAACCACGGCATCGCCTACGATTCGAACACGCGTGTCCGCCAGGGCGGCTACGAGGACACCGCCGGCTCGGACGTCGTGGTCATCACGGCCGGGATTCCCCGCCAGCCCGGACAGACCCGTATCGACCTCGCCGGCGACAACGCGCCGATCATGGAGGACATCCAGTCCTCGCTGGACGAGCACAACGACGACTACGTCTCGCTGACCACCTCCAATCCCGTCGACCTGCTCAACCGCCACCTCTACGAGGCCGGCGACCGCTCGCGTGAGCAGGTCATCGGCTTCGGCGGCCGCCTGGACTCCGCGCGGTTCCGCTACGTGCTGAGCGAGGAGTTCGACGCCCCGGTCCAGAACGTCGAAGGGACAATCCTCGGGGAACACGGCGATGCACAGGTCCCCGTGTTCTCGAAGGTCCGCGTCGACGGCACCGACCCCGAGTTCAGCGACGACGAGAAAGAGCAACTGCTCGGCGACCTGCAGGAATCGGCGATGGACGTCATCGAGCGCAAGGGCGCGACCGAGTGGGGGCCGGCACGCGGCGTCGCGCACATGGTCGAAGCCATCCTCCACGACACCGGCGAAGTGCTACCGGCGTCGGTCAAGCTCGAAGGCGAGTTCGGGCACGAGGACACTGCCTTCGGTGTCCCGGTCCGTCTCGGGAGCAACGGCGTCGAAGAGATCGTCGAGTGGGATCTTGACGACTACGAGCAGGACCTGATGGCCGACGCTGCCGAGAAGCTCTCGGACCAGTACGACAAGATCTCGTAACCCGGCATCGCTCGCAACCGTCGGGTTTCGGGACGGCATCCGTCCCGAGCTGTATTTTTCGCCTCGCCAGCGGTGTGAGAGACGTGGCTGTAACTGCGAGAGGTGCTCCCTGACGAACAGTGGCCGTTACGCGGGTTCGTCTTGGTCCTCAAGCAAATCGCTGTCGCGCCCGTCGTCGTCGAGATCAGCACCGAGGAGTGACGCCCACTCTTCGAGGTGTGAATCCGATGTCGAGAGTTCTCGGTGGCTCATGGCGTTATCCGAAGCATCCACGGCATATTATATAATGGTTGTGCCCGCGTTGATACTCAATGGAGTGTGCAGCCGTTCTACGGCGTAATTCGGGCTAACGAATATATGAAAGCGGCAATAAGACCGTGTCGGTCACTCGGAACGGATGGTTTCGGGGACCTGAATCGAGTAGTGCCCGTCTTCCTGCAGCGCGATGATGTATTCCTCGCGGTCGTACAGTTCCATCAGGTTCAGTTCGTACTGGCCGGGTTCCAGTACCTTGATCGACTCGAACTGGTCGTTGAGTTCCGCGCGCAGTTCCTCTAGGTCGGGCCGGTCTTCCTGCTCTGGTTCCGCCGGTGGGTCAGGGTCCGCACCGACAGGGCGGAACTGGTGTTCTGCTTCGGACGCCGACGGTGCGTCGGACGGAAGTTCGTCCGGTTCGACGATATCGCCGCGGGCACTAGCCTGGGCTGAATCCTCGGTCGCAGACGTGCGGTCGGGTTCGGTCGACGGCGAGCCGGACGTGTGGGATGGGTCACTCGGCTGTGAGTCAGCCGACCGGTCGGCGTCGAGATGGGACTGCTCGGCGGGACGGTCGCCGTCCGGAGCGGAGCCACTGACGAAGTCACGTACCGAGGCGGCGGTCTTGCCGACGGTACGGGCGACAGTGCTGTCAGGTCCCGGTGGTTCCGGTGGCTCCGCGTCCGGCGTCTCGGAGATGTCGGCCCCCTCGGGCTGATACTGGAACTTGTTCCCGCCGCAGTTGGGACAGCCCGAGAGCATCTCCTTCGACCCGTCGTCGAAGCCACGGCCACAGTCCGTACACTGGTGGGGCATTATTTCCGGGAGACGAGGGCGCTGATGAGCGTTTCGTCCTTGTGGAGCGTCTCTATCTGGTTCGCCGGCCCGATGACTGTCAGCTTCTGGGTCGACTGTTTGCCCATCAGCCGGTCGAGGATGCTGGCGTCGGCGGCCTCGGACTTGGGGTAGGTCTCGATTTCGATGCCGTTGAACTCGTCGGGGCTGATCTCCGTCATCGTGACTTCGATCAGGCGGGACTCCTCGTCGGGGGAGAGTCCCTCTTCGAGAATGACGATGTTGCCGTCACGAACCCCGTCGAGAATCATTCGGATCTTCTCCATCGAGGCCAGTCCGGCCATGCGTTCGCCGCTGATGAGGTCGATTTGGACGCCGTCGTCTGGGTCTTTGACTTCTGCCATTATATCACCCGAAGTACTCCGCGATTTTGTCGTAGACTTCGTCCATGTTGTCTCCCTCGAGCGCCGAGAGCGGAATCGTCTCGTGCTGGGGGTAGGCGTTTCGGATGCGCTGGACGGAGGACTCCTCCAGATCGATCTTGTTTGCAAGAATCAACACCGGCAGGTCCTGACTCTCGATGATGCCGATGAGCATGGTGTTGACCTGCGTGAACGGATCGGTCGCGGAGTCAAGCACGTAAATGACACCGTCGACGTCCTCGCGGAGCCAGTGCATCGCTTCGGCGACGCCCTCGGTCGCTTCGCGGGAGCGACGGACGGCGTCGTCTTTCTCCATGTCGTGTTCGAGGAATTCGGTGTAATCGACCTTCGTCGTCACGCCGGGCGTGTCGACGATGTCGATTGTCACTTTCTTCCCGTCGCGTTCGATCTCGACGTTCTCCTTTCGGCGCGCACGGCGAGTCTCGTGTGGAACGTGACTCTCCGGACCGACGGCGTCGCCAGTCCAGTCCCGTGCGATGCGGTTCGCCAGCGTCGTCTTGCCGGCGTTCGGCGGGCCGTAGATACCGATCCGCTTCGGATCCTCTTCGGAGAACAGCGTCGATGCCGCGCGTGAGATGCTATCTTTGAGGTTTGTTAACAATCCCATCCTATCCTCCCGCCGCCCGGAGTCGTCCGGTATGGCGGCTCTGCCCGTAAAAGATAGGCGAATTCACTTAAGCCTACGTCAGACATTAGTCCTTTTTCTGACATGGGGAGGCATAGCACAGATCAGCGTGTGCGCGTTTCCGCGGATGCAATCGGGACGGGAACTGTTCGGGTGGAGTCCGGTCATCCGAAACCCAGCGATTCGGATTAGGGGTGGACCATCCTAGCCCCCCACCCCTTTGTTTCAGGTGGAACGACAGACATCCCTGGGGAGGGGGTGGAGAATTACCGATCAAATCGGGAGCGGACCAGCTGTTCAAATCGGCGCGACTCGCCATACCGCTAGTTAGAACGGCCTAGACACTAGAAAACTGTATACTACCCTCTACTAGGGATTTGTTTTATCTAGTGCGGCTTTGGTTTATGAGGTAGTGTATTAAACCTTTCCCCTTACTAGAGGACATTTTCGTCACCCTCACCCCCTCCCCCCGGGCCTGTTTCCCGTTCCACCGGAAACGGAGGGGTGGGGGGGGTTGGCCCGTTACGGTCGCTTTGTCCTACAGGTCCCGTCCTGCCGTGGTACCACCACTCGTGTTCACACAGCGTACCAGCTCCCGGAACCACTCCATGGCTCCCCTTCCCCTCCACTCATACCCCTGCCGTGCCATGCCCGTCTAACCCAGTGAAACTGAAGCTATAGTCCTCTTTACGACAACGGAACCCATGCGGGAGCACTCATAAATATGCCAACATATATGTTTCATGGGTGGTGTACCGAAATATTTAATATCGACTCACGGTACGGTTCATGTGGTTCAACTGGACGCACCGGAGAGCGCTGATGCTCACTAACGACGGTACTGACGCACTCCTCGCTCCCTCTGTTCCGGTGTCTCCAACTCTCTCCACACGAAACGAAGGGGACTCTCTCGACT
The genomic region above belongs to Haloarcula hispanica ATCC 33960 and contains:
- the glyS gene encoding glycine--tRNA ligase, yielding MSEGERLTELAKRRGFYFPSSSAYGGAAGFWTYGPQGAALKSNIEDAWRDRYVVKEGHQEISAPDVMPEPVFEASGHLDGFDDMIVECGECGATHRADHLVEDNTDIEEAESLPNEEVMDLIAEHGIECPSCHTSLADQPVDNFNLMFETNIGPGSSSPGYLRPETAQGIFVEFPQLSEYARNQLPFGVAQIGKAYRNEISPRKSLVRVREFTQAELEHFVDPEEDDPPLAEVEDVVLPLYSAAAQESEDGGQRELTVREAVDEGVVESEWVAYYLGVSREWYERVGVDMDRFRYRQHLAGERAHYASDCWDAESEVDGDWIEITGFAYRGDYDLSKHAEHSGEDYTVFKQYDEPITVERATVDPDMSYLGPEFGGDAGAVADALEALAERNPDAFDDDEVTVEVDGESHTVPVEQTNFSVDEVTENGEHIRPHVVEPSFGVGRIIYTVLAHAYETDEVDGEERTYLDLPPEQAPTTVGVFPLMDKDGMADLATDIADDLRAAGLSVTYDDSGAIGRRYRRQDEVGTPYCVTVDYESLEDSEVTVRERDTTEQKRLPIDGLADRLERLATGDLTFDDL
- a CDS encoding diacylglycerol/polyprenol kinase family protein, producing MADEVSRRLVHVTGAAVPLAHLLRPDLITWRVVQGFLAVALVVVLILEAVRLTTGLDWVVYDRLTREYEQDNPAGYALYIVGIAIVAFAVELPSMTETVAVPAMLMLAIGDPISGLLGSADASNVKQAWVLLVMFGVCTLLAAPFVPPAAAVLGGIAATFADGVKPRIAGYVIDDNFSIPVLGALAMWVGVQYLPGFGL
- a CDS encoding DEAD/DEAH box helicase — protein: MATTDAGGEHVERPLVTPEFLENRRYQTELAETASGDHTLVCLPTGLGKTTVSLLVTAERLHAVGGKALMLAPTKPLVQQHAEFYREALELDDEDVVVFTGEVRPDDRAALWEDARIVIATPQVVENDLVGNRISLADVTHCTFDECHRATGDYAYNYIADRYHADAENPLVTGMSASPGDDEEAILEVCENLGLNEVAVMTENDADVAEYTHDTSVDWNRIELPDIVVEIRDAINEVIEDRLDQLRELGVTNKSSADISEREIQQIQGQLRDLMNNDQSEGYQGMSFLAEVRKLRTAVTYVETQSVESLRRYFERLKEAARSSGASKADQRLVSEPKVREAMRKASDYDDLHPKFRQTRMLLAETLGIENGERVIVFTESRDTAETLVDFLSDHFTTQKFVGQSDTDGSEGMSQSQQQETLDRFRDGEFEVLVSTSVAEEGLDVPEVDLVLFYEPVPTAIRAIQRKGRTGRQAEGRVVVLLAEDTRDEAYFWKARNDQKRMKRELNELKSVAGELEARLDQTGLDEYEDGEGTASGGTSEDETATQSGDSTRNKRGSGANKSVEDDDGSDGQAGLDAFADDPSEAAEVDSEAATANEENTGTGDDEGTVASAGRDDEDDPVEIVADQRELDSNIARDLSTRDGIETRLETLAVGDYVLSDRVVVERKTVADFMDTLTGGDRSMFEQVGDATRNYGRPVVVIEGEDLFGARNVHHKAIQGALASLAVDFGASVLRTSDEDETADLLEVIAGREQEVADREVSVHGEKQSKTLPEQQEYVVAAIAEVGPVTARTLLEAFGSVEAVMTADKDDLLEVSGIGDVTADRIREVIASDYDP
- a CDS encoding Sjogren's syndrome/scleroderma autoantigen 1 family protein, whose amino-acid sequence is MSDFDKEAEREKLREKFEQEEDNRAATEQMSELLLKGATMTNAHCSECGDPIFRYDGQEFCPTCQKPVARDAQADGAETDDGDEETADSTGDGDNIEMAAPSDEARVQFGDDSNEPDQTAAEAGAADGQTTPDAAPSAPQEPSQSDSSTNASHSPPEAGGDRTTQPRSQPDSPAQNARTGAPNPADRTTESERQPGNSSQDPPASARQPAPSEGGAGDVAANLDAASALLAETVHRFAERAAATENPREAREHLQAAREAAEALDATRF
- the mdh gene encoding malate dehydrogenase, producing the protein MTKVSVVGAAGTVGAAAGYNIALRDIADEVVFVDIPDKEDDTVGQAADTNHGIAYDSNTRVRQGGYEDTAGSDVVVITAGIPRQPGQTRIDLAGDNAPIMEDIQSSLDEHNDDYVSLTTSNPVDLLNRHLYEAGDRSREQVIGFGGRLDSARFRYVLSEEFDAPVQNVEGTILGEHGDAQVPVFSKVRVDGTDPEFSDDEKEQLLGDLQESAMDVIERKGATEWGPARGVAHMVEAILHDTGEVLPASVKLEGEFGHEDTAFGVPVRLGSNGVEEIVEWDLDDYEQDLMADAAEKLSDQYDKIS
- a CDS encoding OapC/ArvC family zinc-ribbon domain-containing protein — protein: MPHQCTDCGRGFDDGSKEMLSGCPNCGGNKFQYQPEGADISETPDAEPPEPPGPDSTVARTVGKTAASVRDFVSGSAPDGDRPAEQSHLDADRSADSQPSDPSHTSGSPSTEPDRTSATEDSAQASARGDIVEPDELPSDAPSASEAEHQFRPVGADPDPPAEPEQEDRPDLEELRAELNDQFESIKVLEPGQYELNLMELYDREEYIIALQEDGHYSIQVPETIRSE
- a CDS encoding DUF2073 domain-containing protein; this encodes MAEVKDPDDGVQIDLISGERMAGLASMEKIRMILDGVRDGNIVILEEGLSPDEESRLIEVTMTEISPDEFNGIEIETYPKSEAADASILDRLMGKQSTQKLTVIGPANQIETLHKDETLISALVSRK
- a CDS encoding Era-like GTP-binding protein yields the protein MGLLTNLKDSISRAASTLFSEEDPKRIGIYGPPNAGKTTLANRIARDWTGDAVGPESHVPHETRRARRKENVEIERDGKKVTIDIVDTPGVTTKVDYTEFLEHDMEKDDAVRRSREATEGVAEAMHWLREDVDGVIYVLDSATDPFTQVNTMLIGIIESQDLPVLILANKIDLEESSVQRIRNAYPQHETIPLSALEGDNMDEVYDKIAEYFG